The genomic region GGGCACCTTATTCAGGGAGGGCTTGGTCGGCCATGAAGCCGATCAGTTGCAAAAACTGCTCTTCGCTGCACTCGACGCACTGGCCCATCGGCGGCATGCCGTTGTAGCCGTTTATGGCGTGGTCGAGCAGCGTGTCGCTGCCCTGCCGGATGCGCGGCTCCCAGGCTTTGCGGTCACCGGTGAGCGGCGCATTGGCGGCGGGGTTGGCGTGGCAGAGCTGGCAGCTGTTGGTGTAGATCTGCGCCAGTGCCGGGTCTTGGGGCA from Pseudomonas tensinigenes harbors:
- a CDS encoding c-type cytochrome, encoding MRAIRLTLLLALAMALPGCGEDPKPPATTDHNAMPQDPALAQIYTNSCQLCHANPAANAPLTGDRKAWEPRIRQGSDTLLDHAINGYNGMPPMGQCVECSEEQFLQLIGFMADQALPE